One Paraburkholderia agricolaris genomic region harbors:
- a CDS encoding ABC transporter permease, protein MKPLAPSIDAHAASGQPAQSAWRRLRDHLERTGILLVLAILIVVFAAREPAFLNIDNLFSILQAVSIVALLGIGVTVTLAAGGFDLSVGSVAASAQMAASYVLIVWHGSALAAVAACVALGVAAGLFNGLLITRLRVPDQLATLGTLFLLAGLQLIPTGGRSLATGTVLPDGTEASGTFSDAFLALGRLRLFDVVPLPVVILAVLTVLACLVMEATRWGRVIYAIGGNETAARLAGAPTARYRIAAYVASGAIASLGGVLIAARVGRGDVSAGHSLLLDAVAAALMGYAVWGAKRPNVFGTVVGAVFVGVLLNGLTMLNAPYYMQDFIKGALLVLALAFTFSVGRPADSRA, encoded by the coding sequence ATGAAACCCCTCGCACCTTCTATCGACGCTCACGCGGCATCCGGCCAACCGGCGCAGTCAGCATGGCGGCGCTTGCGCGATCATCTGGAGCGTACCGGCATCCTGCTCGTGCTGGCGATTCTGATTGTGGTGTTCGCCGCCAGGGAGCCCGCTTTCCTGAACATCGACAATCTGTTCAGCATTCTTCAGGCCGTCTCGATCGTGGCCTTGCTCGGCATTGGCGTGACCGTCACCCTGGCCGCGGGCGGCTTCGATCTTTCGGTGGGCAGCGTGGCTGCGTCGGCGCAGATGGCGGCCAGCTACGTGCTGATTGTCTGGCATGGCAGCGCGCTCGCAGCGGTGGCCGCCTGCGTGGCGCTCGGCGTCGCGGCCGGCCTGTTCAACGGTTTGCTGATCACGCGGCTGCGGGTGCCGGACCAGCTGGCCACGCTTGGCACGCTGTTCCTGCTGGCCGGCCTGCAACTGATACCGACGGGCGGCCGCTCACTGGCAACCGGTACCGTGTTGCCCGACGGCACGGAGGCGAGCGGTACGTTCTCCGACGCGTTTCTGGCTCTGGGGCGTCTGCGTCTGTTCGACGTCGTGCCGTTGCCCGTCGTGATTCTCGCCGTGCTGACGGTGCTGGCCTGCCTCGTCATGGAGGCGACGCGCTGGGGCCGGGTGATCTATGCGATCGGCGGCAATGAGACGGCCGCGCGGCTGGCGGGTGCGCCCACGGCCCGCTACCGGATCGCGGCCTATGTCGCCTCGGGCGCGATTGCGTCGTTGGGCGGGGTGCTGATCGCGGCGCGGGTCGGGCGGGGCGACGTCAGCGCGGGTCACTCCCTGCTGCTCGACGCCGTGGCGGCTGCGCTGATGGGCTATGCGGTGTGGGGCGCGAAGCGGCCCAACGTGTTTGGCACCGTAGTGGGGGCCGTGTTCGTCGGCGTGCTGCTCAACGGCTTGACCATGCTGAATGCACCGTATTACATGCAGGATTTCATCAAGGGCGCGCTACTGGTTCTTGCGCTGGCGTTCACCTTCAGTGTCGGACGGCCTGCCGACTCACGGGCGTGA
- a CDS encoding SfnB family sulfur acquisition oxidoreductase: MAELGEAASSNTHSESRHTVRVIADDAQAIAVAHELAGRLAQGAAGRDSERRLPREEIEWFSQSGLWAITVPKEYGGAGVSFVTLTEVVKIIAAADPSLGQLPQNHFGLVDVIALTGTQEQKKYFFAQVLAGKRFGNGFSEKGTKNVLDLKTSVKQDGGEYVVDGTKFYSTGALFADFVPVLGLDGERKGWLAYIPKGTPGLTVIDDWSGFGQRTTASGTVVLENVRVPASHVLPAHRVSDYPTLNGPISQIIQAAIDAGIARAALDDTLTFVRERSRPWIDSGVERASDDPLTVREIGRLHIQLHAAEALLERAARVIDEIAAKAETSEDDVARASVAVGEAKVLTTETALLAGEKLFELAGTQATLGEHNLDRHWRNARVHTLHDPVRWKYHLVGNYYLNGVKPARHPWN, from the coding sequence ATGGCAGAGCTTGGCGAAGCGGCTTCATCGAACACGCATAGTGAGAGTCGGCATACGGTGCGTGTAATCGCCGATGACGCGCAGGCCATCGCGGTGGCCCACGAGCTTGCGGGCCGCCTCGCGCAAGGCGCCGCCGGGCGCGATAGCGAACGCCGTTTGCCCCGCGAGGAGATCGAATGGTTTTCGCAGTCGGGGCTGTGGGCCATCACAGTGCCGAAGGAATACGGCGGCGCGGGCGTCTCTTTCGTAACCTTAACGGAAGTCGTCAAGATCATTGCAGCAGCGGATCCGTCGCTCGGGCAGTTGCCGCAGAATCATTTCGGCCTCGTCGACGTGATCGCGCTCACCGGCACGCAGGAGCAGAAAAAGTATTTCTTCGCCCAGGTGCTGGCCGGTAAGCGTTTCGGCAACGGTTTTTCGGAGAAGGGCACGAAGAACGTGCTCGACCTGAAGACGAGCGTGAAGCAGGACGGCGGCGAGTACGTTGTCGATGGCACCAAGTTCTATTCGACCGGTGCGCTGTTTGCCGACTTCGTCCCCGTGCTGGGGCTCGACGGCGAGCGCAAAGGCTGGCTCGCCTACATTCCAAAGGGCACCCCCGGGTTGACCGTGATCGACGACTGGTCGGGCTTCGGTCAGCGCACCACCGCAAGCGGCACCGTGGTGCTGGAAAACGTGCGCGTGCCGGCCTCGCATGTGCTGCCGGCGCACCGTGTGTCCGATTATCCGACGCTCAACGGTCCGATCTCCCAGATCATTCAGGCCGCCATCGACGCGGGCATCGCGAGAGCCGCGCTCGACGATACGCTGACGTTCGTTCGCGAGCGCTCGCGGCCCTGGATCGACAGTGGCGTCGAGCGCGCAAGCGACGATCCGCTGACTGTGCGCGAGATCGGTCGTTTGCATATCCAGTTGCACGCCGCAGAAGCTTTGCTCGAACGCGCCGCGCGTGTCATCGACGAGATTGCAGCAAAGGCTGAAACAAGCGAAGACGACGTGGCACGCGCATCGGTCGCGGTGGGCGAAGCGAAAGTGCTGACGACCGAAACCGCGTTGCTGGCAGGCGAAAAACTGTTCGAGCTGGCCGGTACCCAGGCGACGCTCGGCGAACACAATCTCGACAGGCACTGGCGCAACGCACGCGTTCACACCTTGCATGATCCGGTGCGCTGGAAGTATCACCTGGTCGGTAATTACTATCTGAACGGCGTCAAGCCGGCACGTCATCCCTGGAATTGA